The region GGGGTCTTACCAACGTCGTCGTATATAGAGCGTGACATTCTGTGCTTGTGGACGTCTACAATTGGCGTTCGAAACCCACGTCAGTAGGTGACGTAAAGGTCACGTTTGTGTGATATCATCGCTTATCACGTGCTGCTTTCACGTGCACGAGTTTCCCGTATGTATACCATATGTCAGTTATGTCATCGTCAGCGTGTGAGAGTAAAGAGAGCTGTAGTGATACTAGTGAATCCGATCTGGAGCCAAAACctaaaaagaaaaagaaagaaaagaaaaagaaagaaaagaaaaagaagcgAAAACTCTCAACCGAAAGTGCGAGAGAAAGTAAAAGTAACGAGATGAAAGAATTTCATACAACACACagaaataaacacaaaaaggAAAAGAAAAAACGGAAgagaaaagagaagaaagacaCAAAAGTGAAAAAGAGGAAGAAAGAGTGTACAGATGAAGAAGATAGCACAAGAAAGCAAATGATGGGAAGTCCCGTATGTTCCCATCAGACTGATTCTCCTTGCAGTAAAGAAAGGTTCCTCTACTGTTGTTATGTGATGCAGAAATTGGAATATATCGTTGGTACACTTGATACCCGTGCTGTAGGGTTGTTGGAATGATGACTAAGGAAGAATGGGAAAGGCAGCAGAAAATTGTTCGAAGAATTGTTGATCCGCAGACTGGGAGAACAAGGTTTAGTTATCATGATATGCatgtacttgtttgtctatgcgTTTTTTCtttgagtctgtctgtctatctatacatctgtctatctgtatttgtctgtctgttgtctgtctgcttgttggtctgtgtgtgtatgtatttaagtctgcctgtctgtttgttggtctgtctgtctgtatgtatgtatgtatgtatttaagtctgtctgtgtattttatttgtttgtctgtttgtttgtcagtttgttggtctgtgtgtttgtatgtatgtatgtatgcatttatgtctctgtttgtctgtctgtgtgttggtctgtctgtctgtgtattttatttgtttgctggtttgttggtctgtgtgtctgtatgtatgtatgtatgtatttatgtctctgtttgtctgtctgtatttgtctgtctgtctgtctctctgtttgttggtctgtctgtctgtctgtctgtctgtctgtctgtatttaagtctgtctgtctgtgtattttatttgtttgttggtttgttggtctgtgtgtctgtatgtatgtatgtatgtatttatgtctg is a window of Corticium candelabrum chromosome 20, ooCorCand1.1, whole genome shotgun sequence DNA encoding:
- the LOC134195365 gene encoding ADP-ribosylation factor-like protein 6-interacting protein 4; translation: MSVMSSSACESKESCSDTSESDLEPKPKKKKKEKKKKEKKKKRKLSTESARESKSNEMKEFHTTHRNKHKKEKKKRKRKEKKDTKVKKRKKECTDEEDSTRKQMMGSPVCSHQTDSPCSKERVVGMMTKEEWERQQKIVRRIVDPQTGRTRLVKGSGEILEEIVSRERHREINKQATVGDGVSFQAQLGVYK